Genomic DNA from Thermostichus vulcanus str. 'Rupite':
CTTCCAAAACATCATCCACCTGTACCACATAGTCGCAGTGATTATTAGAGCGAACCACTTTGCCCAATCTCATCGGATTCGCCTCCGTTGCAGTTTACTCACAGTTTTGCGAGACAGCCTCAGGTTGAGTTTCTCACGGGCTGCCCAATCTTGCATCAGACGCAAAAACAGGTTGCGATCTTCACTGCGAATCAGAGCTGTTTGGTCGGCGGTTTCGATAACATAAGGGTAACCTCGGCCAATCACCACTTCACAGCGAACAATATCCACCAACCAGTCCAGCAAGCCCGCTTCATAAACCCAAACGGGAATCTCCAGGCGAGCCGGGAAGTTATCGCTAGTCCGTAGGTAAACAAACCCAATCTGTTCTCGCATTTCTTGGTAGCGATTGAGGATCCCCTCTTGCGGATTGAGGCTACCCCCACGGGCACAGATAAAAAAGGGCGTGCGATCCCCCCAATCCAGCCAGGGGCTAAGCAATTGAGCATCATGAAGTTGTGGGGCCTCGGGCAAATCAAAGCAGTGTTTCAGCAATGAAACCAGATCTGAAGTATAGGTCGTGTCAATGTAACCCACCAAAGGGATCCGGTTTTGTTGGCTGGCACGCAGCACCGGTAAAAGGCACTGCACGTAAAAGTCTTGGGTTTCCGGCTCAAACACTTCCGCAAACGTGGCTACTAAGGCCCCATCCAAAAAGGCCACTTTCCGGGATCCCTGCTTGGATTGCTGAATATACTCATGTAACCTTTCGGTTTCCATTTGAAAGCGACGTTGATTGACAACTCGTTCTTTTGGCTCCCCGCTGCTGGTTGCTCCCAAATCCGTTGGAGTCAGCACATCCACTTGAATATCTTTTTCATAACTGCCTGCAGCGCAGTGATAATTTTCGTACCAGCCAATCTGCACCAAAGCAATGGGAATAGAAAGATCCTTACTGGGGTAGATCTGGGATCCATCTACTGCAAAGGTAGGAATATCTCGAATGACCGACTTAACCCATTCACAGCTTTCTTCGTAGTTGGCCCACTCGTGGGCAAAAGGCACCTTCCAACTTGGATACAGATCCCATTCAGCCGTAGGTAGAGCCCCTGGGAATGCCCATGTGGCTGTCTTTTCTGCGATCTCTAATCCCGACCATTTACACAATTGCTCCATGGCCTGCTTGTACAATTCTCGTCGTTCCGACAGACCAGTATCAAACGCGGTAAAAGCTTCCCGCTTTTGATCCAGAACGGCGAGGATCCGATCGGCTCTAAGCACCATGGGAGGGATCCCTCCTTCTTGCAATCGGGTCAAAGTTTCTTTCTACCCGGATGATATTCTCCGTCACCTGTTCAAAAGTATCGTCATGGCTAATAACAAATAATTGTTGGAAGGAACGCAAATTAGTAATCGCCTCTGCCAGTCGCTGTCGTCGCTGTGCATCCATATTCGTGGTGGGCTCATCAAAGAAGGCAATATCCAGTTGTCCTAAGACCTTTAATAAAGCCAGTCGTACAGCCAAGGCTGCACACATTTGCTCTCCTCCAGAAAGGCTGGCAAAACGTCGTTTGGTGCTGCTGCCCTCTTGCACTCGAATTTCGTAGTCTGGTTCCCAAGTTAGGCTGACATTGGGACGATTCAGAATTTCTCGAAACAGTTGATCGGCAGTATGGTTAACTTGTTGTAAGTAATGTTGAGTAATTTGTGGGCCAGCTTTTTTATAAACCTCTCGACTAAATTTGATAAACCGATGTAGCCGCTCCTTTTCAGCCCGTTCTGCGTCTACTTCCTTAAGACTATCTCTCACTTGCTCTAGCTGTCGGATCTTTTCCTGTATCTTGCTAAGTTGAGAGGTAAGACTTTCCAGATGGGCTTTGGCTTCTGCTTCTTTTACTCTTGCCGCTTGTAGTAGCGCTTTATGGCTTTCGTAGTCTTCTGGTTGAAATTGGGAAATTAGTGGATCCCGTTGCGCCTGAAGCTGGGCCATTTGAGTTTGGAGGGTGTGCCATTGTCTTTTCAGATTCTCAAGCGCTTTTTCTCGCTCGGGCAGCAGTCGAGCAATCGGTTCAGCTTGAAGATAGCTTTCGTGGCTGGAGCGATAGTGATCCCGCTGTTGTTGCAGGGATCCAATCTCCTGCTCTAGATGTTCACTTGCCAAAAGAGATTTTTGCAGCTGTTCGAGTTCTAGCTGAATCTGTTGCCGTTGCTGTAGATAATCGGCTTGGCTGCGTAAATAGTCAGCCTCGGCCTTAAGTTCTAGCCGTAAACGTTCTGCTTGCCCACGGGGATCCCCTAAAGCTCTCAGGGATTCCCTAAGCTGTTCCAATTGAGTGCGGGTTTCTTCTGCCGTTCCCCACTCCTGTTCCCATTGATTGATCTGGGCTTGCTTTTGTTGACCTTGGCTCTGAATTTGGTTTAATTCTACTTGAGCTATCTGCAACTCCTGTTGTCGCTGAGCCAAACTTTTCGCTGTCTCTAGCGAAGTAATGACCTTTTCATAACCACTGCGACAGGTTTTCTGCTCTTCTTTGAGAGAGAAGATTTTTTCTTCAATGTCCTCTAGAAGTTGCAGTTGTTGATCCAAGTCTTGAATATCTGCAAGAATAGGTTCCATCTGTTTGGTAATCTGTTGCCACCTTTGTTCAATTGGGGCTTTCCTTTCGAGTTCCTTTTTCAGTCGTTTGAGTTGTCCTCGAGGATCCCCTTGTTTTTGTAGCTTTTCGCCCAATTCCTGCTGTTGACGAATAAAGGTAGGCTCCGCCTCAAGACTCCAATGAATATCCTCGATTTGGCTTTGCAGTTCTGTCTGCGCTTGCAGGAGCTGTTGTCTGTGGGACTCCAACTCAGGAATTTGCCTTGTCAGACCTAGCAGAGGTTGTATCGTCTTTAGTTCCTGCTGTAAATCTAAAAATTGCTGATGCAGTTGGGCTTCGGCTATCTGAGGGGTGAGATCTTGCAAAATATGCTGGATGGATTGAAGGAGGTCTTGACTGAGGGCCGAAGACTGGCTAAGTATATCCGGGATCCGTTTCCAAAGTCCTTCCCATTCTGGGTTTTGTCTCCGCTGTAACTCCAGATCTTGAAGCAGTGATTGAATGGTTTGCTGCTGATGTTGGAAACGATTTTTTCCTTGCTCCAATAAGATCCGCAGTTCTTGGTGAAATTGTTGAGCGGCTGCTATACGACTGAGTTGGATTTGAAGGCGTTCTTGTTGAGCTTCCAATTCAGGGATCCTGGCAACTTGCTGCAAATAACCTCGTCTTTGCCGAAGTGTATCCTCTAGCTGTTGGAGTTGTTGCTGAAGATGCACTTGCTCTGTTTCCTTTTGCTTTAGCTCCAGACGCATTGATTGGAAAGGTGTTAGTTTCTTTTCGATTTCCAGCAATTGTTTCTCCAGGGATTCTTGCTGTTCTATAAGAGGGTTTAGGCTGTGAATTTCTTCCTCAATGTGTTGAAAGGCAAGCAGCTGTTGTTTATATTCAGCTTCCTGAATTTGCAAGTGATGTAGTTCCTGAAGTCTTTTCTCCCGTTGGCTGCCCAAGCGATTCCGGGTTTGCTGATCAACTTCTGCCTGAGCAATCTGAATTTCCAGATCCTGGTACCGAGTATAGGCAGGTTGATGCTGATGACAAATGGCTGATGCTTTTTCGGCCTCCTCTAACCGCCTCTGAAGAAGTTGGCACCGCTCCGATTGAGTTGCCCATTCTCCTCGCAGTCGTTCTAATTCCATTTGCCATTCCAACAGCCTATTCAGGTGTTGGGTTAAACGAACCTGCTCAGCCTCCAAATTCTGTTGAGTCTGTAGTTTGGGGCTTAGGTCTTTGAGTTCCTGTCTCCATTCCTGTAACTGCCTGAGTTTCTCTTCTAGTCTGGCTAGTTCTGTATCGATGGCCTGTTGCTGGGAGAGTAAGTGATCCCGCTGCTTGAGCCAAACAAACCGCTGCTGTTGCTGCTTTTCCAAATCCCGCAATTGGGCTTCTGCTGCTAAAAACAGTTGGGATCCCTGAAGGCATTGATCCCGTTGCGCCTGGGCTTTCCGGGCTTCTTGAAGGAGAGTTTCAGCTTGTTTCTGACTCGCTTTTAGTAAGGCTTCCTGCTGTTCTCCTTCCCGCAGTTGTTGGTCTATGATTTGAATTTGACTGAGTAGGCTCTCTAATCTTTCGAGTTGGACTTGGGCTTGTTGAATAATCTGGGTTTGCTGCTGAAGCTCTTCTTGCCAATAGGACAAATCACGTGCTAACTTTATCTGTTCTTCTTGAAGGGGATCCCAATCCTGAATTTGCTGATTAAACAGCTCTATTTGGTGCTTAATGTCTTGAATCTGCGCTTCACTGTGTTTTTCCACTGCAAGCAAGTCTTTTGCCACTGTCTGATACTCTTCGACTTTCAAGATTCGGTCGAATACGTCTTTTCGATCTCGACCGGTTTTCAGAAAATCTGCCGTAAATGTTCCTTGTGGTACACCAATCGTAGTTGCGAACAAACGAGCCAGATCAGTGCCTGGGGGCACTCCCAAGTGCTGCCGTAACCAAGGCAATACATCCACCTTGCGCTCATAATCCAGTCGTTGGTTCAGTTGAGGGTCAAACAGCCGATATCCCTGAGTGACACTGCGACGAACCATGTAGGTACGCTGATCCGCTTGGGAGACAAACTGCACCGTTACAACCGCATCACTAGCCCCAACTCGAATCATTTCTTCTTGACTGTAGGGGGAATAATCAAATAAAGCCCAAGCAATTGCCTCTAGAATACTGGTTTTCCCGGCCCCATTTTCTCCACAAATGGCATTGGTGCCTGGTTCAAATTCAAAGGCTGTATCCACATGAGACTTAAAGTTTTGCAATGCCAAAGAGAGGATGCGCATATTAGTCTTCCTCCCCCAGAAAAGCACTGCTCAAATAGGCGTAAATCTCTGATTCCTCTTGACCATCCAACACCTTTTCTTTGAGATCTAGCAACAGGCGAGCCAGCTCAACACTGCGCTTACGATAGTGGGAATGGCCACTCAGCAGATCGGTATAGATCTTCTCCTCAATTTGAAGCCGTTGACCTTCTTCTTCCAAGGTTATGGCGGCGGATCCCAGTTCTACAGGGGTTGCCTCGAAGCGAAACAATAAAATCAAGGCTCCAGTTACCTGTTTCAGTTGTCTCTGCAGGGCACGGACATCCAGGTCGTGTTGGGTAAAGCCCACCTGCCCCACCAGGCGAACTTCCACAATTGGCTCAGGCTCCTCTGCGGGCAAACGGGATCCTTCTGCCAAGGCCAGTAGGGCAGCAGTGACCTGTTCTGGGGTTTCTTTCCCCTTCACCTCCAGACGTAGCCTTTGACAGGGCCGCTGATAGTAGTCCCGCACCAATTCCGCTTGCGGTTCTCCAGATCCCCATGTGACTCGGTAGGCACCCCGCTCAAAGTCCCATTCGGCGGTGCTGTTGGCCTCTAGGGATCCCGGATTGAACACCCAGCCCCCCTCAGAGTAGCTTTTGTGAATGTGCCCCAAAGCCAGGTACCCTACCCCTGCTTCCCGCAGCGGCAACAACTCCTTATAGCGCAAAGCCCCCTGATACCGTGCGATTTGCCCTTCCAAGCCGTGATGAAACATGAGGATCACCTGTTCTGGGCCGGGGGGCAGCTGACGAATCGCCGCTGCCAACTGCTCGATTGACTTGGGGGCTGCCGACCCATACCACTGGGATCCAATCACTCTCACCCCACAGGGCAAATCCAAATAAGATCCTCTACGGGCTTGCTCTGACCAAGGCTGCAAATGGATCCCCTCTTCCTCTTCACTGGGCTCTAGCAAAATCAGTTCCCCATGATCTGCTAAGTAGCGCAGCCAGCTGGTTTTCACGCCAAAAGGTCGATTGTCATGGTTGCCTTCGATGGCCAGCACTGGGATCCCTGCCTGTTTTAGGGCCCTTAGTACAATCTGAGCCTGATTAAGTACCCCTGGCTGAATTTGGCGATGCTCAAACAGATCTCCGGCGATGACCACAAAATCGACTGGATTCTGAATCGCATGGCGATGCACCACATCCCGAAAAGCCAAAAAGAAATCCTTACTTCGTTCCGGGCTATCATAACGGTCATAACCCAGGTGAACATCAGCCAGATGCAGAAAGGTGCAGGTTGATCGGGCCATGACAACAAATCCCATCCGATCCTGAGCAAATTGCCCACAGTTTAGCAGACGGGATCCCGCTGCCCACCCAGATATAGGGATCCTGTCCCCGAATCCAGGGCTTTGCTTGTTTCTTTCCCCCTACCGGTAGACACTGCTCATTGACTTCTAGGGAGGGTCTTCTGACTACGTTAACCTGTTCGAATGAATTAAATCTGCGATGTTGTGCTGCATTTTTCTGCAAATCGCATCCAGTGGCAAATTATTGGGATCCCGGCCAAAGGGATTCTCGATTTCAATGCCAATCTCTTCGATGCCAAAGAGCATAAAACTCACCAACCCTGTAATCAGTCCCGTCATCCAGCCCAAATTCTGAACCATCTGAAACGGCAAGGACAAGGAATAGAGCAA
This window encodes:
- a CDS encoding DNA double-strand break repair nuclease NurA, which produces MVLRADRILAVLDQKREAFTAFDTGLSERRELYKQAMEQLCKWSGLEIAEKTATWAFPGALPTAEWDLYPSWKVPFAHEWANYEESCEWVKSVIRDIPTFAVDGSQIYPSKDLSIPIALVQIGWYENYHCAAGSYEKDIQVDVLTPTDLGATSSGEPKERVVNQRRFQMETERLHEYIQQSKQGSRKVAFLDGALVATFAEVFEPETQDFYVQCLLPVLRASQQNRIPLVGYIDTTYTSDLVSLLKHCFDLPEAPQLHDAQLLSPWLDWGDRTPFFICARGGSLNPQEGILNRYQEMREQIGFVYLRTSDNFPARLEIPVWVYEAGLLDWLVDIVRCEVVIGRGYPYVIETADQTALIRSEDRNLFLRLMQDWAAREKLNLRLSRKTVSKLQRRRIR
- a CDS encoding AAA family ATPase; this translates as MRILSLALQNFKSHVDTAFEFEPGTNAICGENGAGKTSILEAIAWALFDYSPYSQEEMIRVGASDAVVTVQFVSQADQRTYMVRRSVTQGYRLFDPQLNQRLDYERKVDVLPWLRQHLGVPPGTDLARLFATTIGVPQGTFTADFLKTGRDRKDVFDRILKVEEYQTVAKDLLAVEKHSEAQIQDIKHQIELFNQQIQDWDPLQEEQIKLARDLSYWQEELQQQTQIIQQAQVQLERLESLLSQIQIIDQQLREGEQQEALLKASQKQAETLLQEARKAQAQRDQCLQGSQLFLAAEAQLRDLEKQQQQRFVWLKQRDHLLSQQQAIDTELARLEEKLRQLQEWRQELKDLSPKLQTQQNLEAEQVRLTQHLNRLLEWQMELERLRGEWATQSERCQLLQRRLEEAEKASAICHQHQPAYTRYQDLEIQIAQAEVDQQTRNRLGSQREKRLQELHHLQIQEAEYKQQLLAFQHIEEEIHSLNPLIEQQESLEKQLLEIEKKLTPFQSMRLELKQKETEQVHLQQQLQQLEDTLRQRRGYLQQVARIPELEAQQERLQIQLSRIAAAQQFHQELRILLEQGKNRFQHQQQTIQSLLQDLELQRRQNPEWEGLWKRIPDILSQSSALSQDLLQSIQHILQDLTPQIAEAQLHQQFLDLQQELKTIQPLLGLTRQIPELESHRQQLLQAQTELQSQIEDIHWSLEAEPTFIRQQQELGEKLQKQGDPRGQLKRLKKELERKAPIEQRWQQITKQMEPILADIQDLDQQLQLLEDIEEKIFSLKEEQKTCRSGYEKVITSLETAKSLAQRQQELQIAQVELNQIQSQGQQKQAQINQWEQEWGTAEETRTQLEQLRESLRALGDPRGQAERLRLELKAEADYLRSQADYLQQRQQIQLELEQLQKSLLASEHLEQEIGSLQQQRDHYRSSHESYLQAEPIARLLPEREKALENLKRQWHTLQTQMAQLQAQRDPLISQFQPEDYESHKALLQAARVKEAEAKAHLESLTSQLSKIQEKIRQLEQVRDSLKEVDAERAEKERLHRFIKFSREVYKKAGPQITQHYLQQVNHTADQLFREILNRPNVSLTWEPDYEIRVQEGSSTKRRFASLSGGEQMCAALAVRLALLKVLGQLDIAFFDEPTTNMDAQRRQRLAEAITNLRSFQQLFVISHDDTFEQVTENIIRVERNFDPIARRRDPSHGA
- a CDS encoding metallophosphoesterase family protein; amino-acid sequence: MARSTCTFLHLADVHLGYDRYDSPERSKDFFLAFRDVVHRHAIQNPVDFVVIAGDLFEHRQIQPGVLNQAQIVLRALKQAGIPVLAIEGNHDNRPFGVKTSWLRYLADHGELILLEPSEEEEGIHLQPWSEQARRGSYLDLPCGVRVIGSQWYGSAAPKSIEQLAAAIRQLPPGPEQVILMFHHGLEGQIARYQGALRYKELLPLREAGVGYLALGHIHKSYSEGGWVFNPGSLEANSTAEWDFERGAYRVTWGSGEPQAELVRDYYQRPCQRLRLEVKGKETPEQVTAALLALAEGSRLPAEEPEPIVEVRLVGQVGFTQHDLDVRALQRQLKQVTGALILLFRFEATPVELGSAAITLEEEGQRLQIEEKIYTDLLSGHSHYRKRSVELARLLLDLKEKVLDGQEESEIYAYLSSAFLGEED